The DNA window CCCACCCCTATTATGACTTCAGTCTTAGCCCCTGCCGAGTGGGGACTCCAAGGTGGGTACCCAGGGTAGAAGCGGGGTTGGGAGTATCCTTGAACCACCACCAGGGTTCCCACACCCACGCTGGCCCCCAGCCCGCCGGCCCCAGTCTCCCAGGTTAACACATTCCCTGACCACGTCCCTGCCGAGGGCAGGTGTGGGGCGGGGGAGGTGACGCCGGCCTTTGCAAGGAGCAGGGGCCGACCCCCCGAGTTAGGAGGGGGCTggaggccccctcccccagcctgcatCCTGTTGTGGTGGCTCCCGTCCCACCACCAGACCCTCAGTCCCGGCAGTCAGCAGGGCCGAGGTGCCTGCCGGTTCAGCACCTTGGAGAGGGGACAGTCACGTGCCCACAGAGTCCTTGTGTAGCCGCCCATACCTGCTTTCTCAACCTCTCAACACTTGGGGGAAGCTTCTAGGAACTTACCAGAGGGCAGGCTCATGAGGGGGGCaggcaggatctgaacccaggtctgtaATCTGAGCCGAGTCAAGGCACCTGACGTGCAGGCCCAAGGACCTGGACCCCAACCGTGCCTCTGGGGTCTGGCCTCTGGGGTCACGTCCACACCCACCCCAGGATGGGACCTGGCCCAAAGTCTCCTGAGGACCCTGCCGGGCAGCCCCAAGAGAAAGCAAAGCCCTTGATTTTGACAacccccagcctgggccccatGGGCCTATCACCACCAGCCTGGTGCGGGGCCTGGTGAAGGAATGGCTAAAGCTTCTTAGGACACGCTTGGGTCCAGTCTGATGACCGCTGCATCCCTGGGCACCACGGGGCTCAAGGGGCCAGTCCACGGTGACACAGGAGGCAGGCCTGCCTACTCCCGTGGCAGACAACTGAAGGCCAGACAGCGGGGCCAGCTCAGGGTCTGGCACACAGCGGAAGCCGTTAATGGCTGCTGCAGCCCCTGCCTGGGCCCATTTGAAGTCCAGGGACACACAGTTCAGCATTTTGTTATAAATACACGTGTTTGGTGAGTGAGGGGCGACACAAGGCGGGTGGTTGCCGTACACAGCTGGTATAGGCTCAGAGGCTGAGCTCCACACACAGGAAGACAGACAGTCCGCCCAGCAGGGCCGGCCGGGCAGCGTTCTGGGGCCTGTGACACTCGGTTGGTGGGCGAGCCAGCGGGGGTCTTGTCCAGGGCTGGCAGGGCCCAGGCGCCCCGGAGGCTCCCTGGCCGAGGTCCTGGGCAGCGTGGGcagcggcacgtgggctcagcgcACATCATTCAGAGCCTGGTGGGACACGATGCCTAGTCAGGAGGGTGCTGGATTGTGAGGGGACCAAAGGGGCCCTTCAGGGAGCCCTGGGTCTCCCTGCCCCGCAGGTAGCTCACCTTCCGGGCAAACTCGGGCAGGACGAAGGCTGCCTGGTGCACGTCGGAGTTGTAGTATTTCAGCTGCATCTCTTCCACCTGCTTCTGCGTCAGCTGTTGCACGGGCTCCCGGAAGTTGGTGCTCTGGGGACAAGGGGGGGTCTCAGGGGCGCGCTCTCCATGCCCACCTGCCCCGCTCCCGCCCCCAGGACAGCCCACAGCTCACTGGGTTTTTGCTGCACAGCATGAAGCCGATCTGGCCACTGGGGTAGGTGGGGATGGTGCAGTAGGCGTAGTCCACCACGGGGAAGAGCGACTTGCAGAAGTGCCGCATCTCCTTGATGAGGTCCAGGTGCAGCCACTGGCACTCGCCTGGGGGCCGGTCAGGCAGCATCAGCACCCGGCAGGCGGCGCTCTCTGCCCACCCCCGCGCTCCCACCCCAGCCAGCCCCTTCCCGCGGGGTGGCCCGCTCACCCTGGCAGCAGAGGATGCCGTCCTCTTTGAGGGCGGTCTTCATGAGCTGGTAGTAGGACTCCTTGAACAGACTCTCAGCAGGGCCTGAGGGGAGTAGGGGATAAGGGACCAGGAACGCTCCGGCTGAGACCGCCTGAGCCTGGCTCTGGAGGCGGCAAGGGCCGCTGTCACCTGACCACACAGACCCTCACAGCTGCCCAGGGGCAGAGCTGAGAACTGAAGCCAGGTCTGTGGAGTTCAGAAACCAACTACGAAGAGGGTGCTTTTGAGAGGGGCAGGGATCCAGTACCCCAGTACGAGGAGGCTCCACATTTTACTCCCATTCCTGGGGGGATGCTCACAGGCACTGCATCAGGGGGATCTCCACCCTGAGCCTTGGTTTAAGGCTAGATACCCCGCACACCCTGATGCTGGAGTGTCAAGAGCAGAGAGGAGGCTGAAGAGGAAACTGGGGCCTCAGCGGCCCAAGCCCAGAGCCCCACTCTCTTCCAGGTCCTCAACCAACTTGTGAACTTTGTGCAGTAGCCCAGTCCCCCTATTCTGCTGAGCCATGTTTGAGTGGGGAGGTGACAACTTAGAAGGGAAAAGAGCTGCACTAATTCTGGGGGCCCCCTGTGTCCTCTACTCCGCAACTCAGACTTGGGACACAGAGGGGGAGGCTGGCCTTCcctctggtggctgccagaggcccCAGGCCATCCGTTGCTTACCCATGGGGTCTGAGGAGTCAGTGATGATGACGTCGAAGGCGTCCTGGTTCTGTTTCATGAACTCAAAACCGTCACCCACGTGTAGGGTCAGCTTTGAGCTAGAGTAGCCAATGGCCATGCCCGGCAGGAACTTCTTAGAGACTTGAATGACATCCTGGGGAGGAGACAGGAGGGAACAGGTTGGGCCACGGGGGTTGGGGGCCCTGGAGCCAGACAGAGTTGAGTGGGATCCCCTCTCAGAGCCCGGTCACCTTGGACAAGCCACTCCCTTTGTGGAAccccagtttccacatctgtaaaacagagagcaGTCTGGTGCCTCCCCATAACTTCTCAGAGGGCTAGCTCCCGCTGCAGCTCGGCCCACACCTCCACcacccctgctccctctccccagacCCAACCACTGAAGCTGAGTGGCTTTCTTGCTATTTCAGAGGTTAGAATTCCAGTCTCCACCGGGAGAGCCTTTCCCTGTCTCCACGTGGCCAGCTGCTTCTCATTCAGACCTCAGCATCAACCCACACCCTGGGGACCTTCCTCACCACTATGCCTTATCTCACACTCCTTTATCAGATAACCCTTTGATATCGCCTCCTAACTAGAATATCAGCTCCAAGGAGGCAGGGACTGAACCCGGAACCCGAGATGCTCACGGAAGCACACTGCTGTAAAGGGCAGGTGCACAGGTGGTTGGAGTCCCCTGGGACTTCTATGCAGCTTCAGCTCTTAGTCTTACTAAGAACTAGCATCAGTGgcacacctactctgtgccaggtgctttactATCTGGTTTTCCTACTGAATCCTCCAACGTGTTCTTGAGACCAAGAAACAAGGCCTAGAAaggttaagccacttgcccaagggTAAACAGCCAATTCAGGGAGAACTGGGACTTGAATCCAAACCCCGCCCGGCTCTGCGCACTCACCTCGTCAATCTCGCACTGGACCACCGACTCCACGGAGGAATGCTTGACCACCTCCCGCAGGacacccccatccccgcccccgaTGATCAGCACCTGCCAGGGGAAGAGTCAGCCAGGAGCGGGGCCCTGGGCACCAGCCCCACCAAACAGGCTCCAGCAGGACTCAGTggctggcctccctgccccccaaactGCGCTGAGCAGGCAGAACCACCTGGAACAATTTCTCCGCTCCCCTGTTCCACAAGCCTCATTACTTCACTTCCTACTCTTAGAAAAGCTCTCCTGCCCTAGGAACCTGGCACGATGTGTCCCCCTTTCCTGGAAACTCCCTCCAGGGCTGCTCCTTCTCAAGCTCCAGGCCTCAGCCAGGCTGTCAGCTCCCAATCCTTGTAAAATGGGTGGCTCCCCCCATTAGCCCCCAGCACTGCTCTGTGGGACCTATCACTGGCCTCAGGGCTGGATGTGGGTGGGATGGGAGTACCTTGCGTGGGTTGGGGTGGCTGTAGAGAGGCAGGTTGGCGATCATCTCCTGGTAGGAGAACTCGTCCCTCTCTGTGCACTGGATGACACCGTCCAACACCAGCACGTTACCGTAGCTCTTACTGCGGGTGGGAGTGACAGTCAGGAATCTGGGTTCCCCGGGAAAGGGGCAACGTGCCCCGACTCGCCCTGGGTGAGAAGAATCTCCCCCAACCTGCAGAGGGGCTCCAGGGGTGAGTCCTAAGGGGTGACACGTGGCGAGGATCGGCGGGCAGGCCCGCTAGGTGGAGGCTGGACTCGGGGTCCCGGCTCTGACGTGTCCGGGACTGACACGTGGAGCTCGGCGCGTCGGGTCGGCGCAGACTCCGGCTCCCTCCCCGCCGAAGAGGACCGCCCGCAACGCCGGCCCCCCAGCCCAGCGAGACGGGATGCAGGGTGGAGAGGGGACGGAGGGAAGAGACGGGCCTAGTTACGAGAACTTCTGACAGTTTTGCAGGGACAGGAGCGGGCAGAGACGGCCGGGGGCATCCGGAGGTAAAGGGCGCAAGACCGGGGTCCGGCAGGAAGAGGGGCGGGCTGGGCCGAGACCGGGGCAGGAGTCCCGGCGGGCTGCGTGGGGTTGGGCAGCTGGCAGCCGGCGGTCTGGGCTGAGAGCCGTCGCCGGGGCTCCGGGGCgcggggccgggcgggcgggggTACCTGCGAAAGACGAGGATATCCTGGTACCGCGAGCGTCGATGGTGTAGCAGCTGCTCCACCTGCAGAGACAGGGCCTGGCCGGGCCACAGGCTGCACGTCTCGCGGAACCAGCCCTCGTGGATGGCAGCGGGGCCGGAGGCGGAGGGGCCGTCAAGGCCGGGCTCCatggcggcgggcgggcgggcggcgcggggcgcgggccCGGGACTGCAGGCCGCGCGGAGCCGCAGCACAACGGGACCAACTCCTCCCCGCCGCCCGCGCCGCAACCTAACCCtgccggcggggcggggcctgtTGCCATGGGCGGGCCCCAAGCCCTCCAGTGGCGGCGCGAGCGCTCGGCGGCCCGGCGGTCCCTCCCCACCGGCGCTCCGAGCGCGCTCATTGGCTGCCTCGCTGGAGCGCGGCGCCCGGTGGCTGCGGCCGGCTGTCAGTCGGCGGCAGCAGGGTAGTGCGGCCTGCTTCTCGGGGCCACGTGGGGCCGGGGTTGGGGAGGCACCGACGGGCGCGGAGAGGGAGCGAGGGGTACCCGACTGCGGAGGGGAAACCTGAGCTGACATCTCGGGCTCGGCGCGGAGTGTCCGAGCGCCGGGACGTGCGGACCGCCGGTTTGAACCCTCGGGCTGGAGACTCCGGAGTGGGCGGCTACATTGTCCGGCGAAGAGTTACGTTGTTGGCGCTGGAGCGACAGAGTAGAATGTATCTCTCACTGCGTTCCCGAATTTGACTCCCTGTTGGACTTCAACAGTGTGTGTGGTTTGTCGGGGGCACAACGAGGGTTTTATTTACTTGACAAGGACCATCACAGCCCCACGACTTAAGCTCGATTTAGCCATTTCCCCTTAGATTCTCTGATCCATGAGCGTATGGCTGCTGAATGAGAAAGCGTTCTTAACGAGTTTCTAAATTTACCAGCAGTGTCCCGAAAGAGGCCAACACATGCATATTCAGCACCAAAAAAGGCTGGcccacagttttttgttttttgggttttttttgggtgCCAAACTAGGCCTCGCTCCTtgaagggtgggtgggaggggaatgtgctttctgtttttatgaaaatGTCAAGGAACTTCTCTGAATCACATTAAGCATGCTAATTACCAAATATTAAATGCTAATTGCTCTACATGCCTCGTTCTTCTCATGCCGGGGAAGGGAGATGAAATTGGTATAAGCTACTGGTGACATTATGACAGGGATGTTTTTTGAGTGATGTTTTGCAGCCTCTGCTTGGAGGTGGGAAGCCTGTGTCCTTAACCCCAGGTGAAAAACACACTGGTGTTTATCAGTTAGTGCAAGCCTCAAGCCTTACAGCAATGAGCCTTGGTTGGGTTAAACTCCTTTTAAAGGGGAAGTGAGCCAAGGCAGTAAAAGAATTGCTAGGAGGTGGCTCCCACGGAACTGTTACCCGACCCAGGGTCAGGATCACACAGCAGATGAGATCATCAACCAATACGTCAGCTGCTACAGGCTTGATTGGGTTCAGCCATGTACTTGGCTCATGGTGTTGACATCACAGCCTGCACATCAAGACGTCTATGCCTCTGAGCTGTGACAGCCTGCTCGCTTCTGTGTACCCTGAGCcggactgtaagctccatgagactAGGGATGGTGCCTGTAGCTGGCAGCACTGAGTAACAGGCTGAGTGGACGTGGGAGGCCAGGATGTGGGTCCAGGCACCCAGTGGAGTCAGCTGCCTTGGCTTTCTTCCAGGCACTGCACAGCTGAGCCCAGATGGGGGCCCTGGCATTCCTGGGGCACtgcccgggggcgggggtggggcagtggaAGATCAAGTCtatcccatccctcccccaagtTGAACAAGGCTGCTCCAGCACGTGCATCCTGAAGTGAGGACAATAAATGACACCCTTGGCCCTCCCGTAGAGGAGGTAAAGCTGTGGTCTTGGCTTCAAGCGCCAACAGCAAACAGGACCTCTAGGCTGTTATGTATAGCAGTAGCTCAGACCTTCCAAGTTCAAAGAAAATGGCCCTGAATACATTTCAAGCAAAAAATTCCCCAGATGTACAGGACATTGAGCCCAGAAATGTCACCCAAATTCAGATCACAAGGAGGAAGAACTGTGGTTTTGCCATTAGTAGCCATCGTTATACAGCCCAGTTAAATCTACAACTGATAGGGAAAATCAGGATGGAAAAAATCAAGGTATCATATGAAACGTTTCTCCAAATTCAGACCAGTATGCATTTACAATTCAGTTGTAAAGCCTTACTCTCCAGTGGGTCAACTGTCCCAACCTCCTAAAGGGTAGATAGTTTATAAGAGGACAAGAGGTGGGTGAACAGCCACTGTCCAAGGCAATGGGGCTGCCACAGAGCAGGAATGTGTTTCTGTCATTGATTAGCACttggagtcatttttttttaagcactgtgTTCAGCCAGCTGTGGTTATGAGTGGGAATTTGGCCAGTATGTGGTATTAACTTGGTTGAAAATGCTTATGGCAAGCTTCCTAAGGACCACAAACAGCAGTGTACCTCCTGGAGCAAAGAGCCCTTCTACTCATAAATTCTCTACCTCCAACCCCACCCGGCCCTGCCAGATCATCTTCCCAGAGCACAGGTCCCGTCACAGCCTCCAAGGTTCAGAATCACTGAGAGTTCAGAATCACCGAGCAGTTCCCGACTGACATGTGCCCCTCCATACACTGGCACATCCTCCCTGGTCCTTGGGGATCCGAGCAATCTCCCCATGACTTGATGCTTCAGGGAAACGGAACTACAGCTGTTCTCCAAAACCCCAAGGCTCTTGGCTCTATCCCATGGCTcagtggtcctggactttggggTTCCATGGGCCAAATTTCAGAAACACATTTGGGCACTGACATCGGTTGCCAAGTTTTTCTTTTGCAAGACAAGACACTTAAAAAAGACCCCTACTCCTATGGTCTATGGTCTCCatcttattaaaaaacaaaaccagagacAAAATGAGCAAGGATAACTTCCATATACAGGACAAGGAATAATTTTACCTCTGTGATAAACTTAATACATTGTCTCCGTTATTCATTTCACCTCTGACCAGTGGTAAGCCCACTGAACGCGAACTGAGGCCCACTGCCTTGCTTATAGCACGTGGTACTCAAACTTAAGCACGCATAAAAGAACCATCTGGAGAGTTCAGACCGGGTGTCCAGGCCCAACCCTCCATCCTGATAGGgctggtctggggtggagcctggggaTCTGCTTTTCTAACCAGCTTCCAGCTGGTCTCTATCAGAGGCCCACTCTTTTGAGTAGCACTGGCTACAAGGTTCTCTGCACTTCTTCCCTTAGTCTTCCAAGTGCGACCCAGATGCAccttccaggaagcctcctcAGGCTGTCCTCAGTAGAATACAATTTCTTGCTTAAAAACATTCCCATCTATCTTTTTTTGGCCGTGACACATGGATTGTGGGATCTGTTctccaatcagggattgaacccaggccacggcagtgaaagcccagaatcctaactaCTGGGCTACCGGGGAACACCCCCCATCTGTCTATTTCTCATAGCTGAGACTCTGCCATTTTTTGCCAGACAGCTCACTGTGTACCAATGTCCATTCTTTCCAAATTCTGACTATACAATGATAGTACCCAGGATTTTCAGCTGGGCACTGAAATAATGACTTTCCTAGTATCCTTTGCTGTGGTCATGTGGCTACGTTCTGGCCAATGGGAAGTGGAGGTTGGCTGCTTATCTCCCCTCCTTCCAGCTAAACAGAATGAGGAGGTAGTGGGTGGCACTGGGGCAGTTACCAGGTCCATGAGGTGGCAGCCCTGTGTTTGACTTGAGGACGGTAGAGCAACAAGACAGCAGCCAGAGTCTGAGGACCACCAGTCACCACACCAGCTCTGGGCTGACTGTATTTacagaagagacagaggaaaaacaTCTTTTTGGGCAAGCCACCAATCATTTGGCTTTTCTGTCAGCTTCAACCGTTCCAGCCCTACCTTGTACAGACCCTGGCCGTCCTGGGGGCACTGCTCTGTGGCACAGCCATGTCTGGCCTGGCAGCCCTGTAGGGCTCACATGCAGTCAGCCCTCTCAGTAACTCGTGGGAAAAACTTCCAAGAAAACAGGTTCCTtgcttaaatatttgtaaaatatttttttacaaacCATTATCtgtaaaaaacccaaaaataatgGTATCATTCTGTGCTTTCTTTATTTGATAGCCCATCTCAGGATTAAAATCAAATGGAATTCTGAAGAAATAATCAGAGACTGGGTCACAAATTTATACAAGAAGTTCAGTGTTGcattaaaaatagtacaaaaatagaaatctaaatgtttaataattaaaatgtttaataataattaaaaatgcttaataattctaaaatgaattttagaatgagaaaagtctcataatataaactttaaaggtgaaaaactgtaagggcttccctggtggcacagtggataagactctgcgctcccagtgcaggaggcccgggttcgatccctggtcagggaactagatcccacatgcatgccgcagctgaggagccctcctgccgcaactaagacccggcgcaaccaaataaataaataataaataaataaatattttttaaaaaggtgaaagaCTATAGAAATATAAAGCCGTTTGTAAGTTATAGATATAcatggtggacttccctggtggtacagtggttaagaatccgcctgccaatgcaggggacacaggttccagccctggtccgggacgatcccacatgccacggagcagctaagcccgtgcgccacaactactgaagcctgcacgccacaactactgagcccacgcacaactactgagcctgcgcgccacaactactgagcctgcgcgccacaactactgaagcctgcatgcctagagcccgtgccgtgcaacaagagaagccaccgcaatgagaagcccgtgaaccacaaagaagagtagcccccgcttgccgcagctagagaaagcccgcgcacagcaatgaagacccaacgcagccaaaagtaaatgcatttattaaaaaaaaaaaaagatatacatggTAAAAAGCCTTTCTATCAAAATGTTAAAGGTTATCTCTGTGTGGTAGAATTAAAGAcgattt is part of the Balaenoptera musculus isolate JJ_BM4_2016_0621 chromosome 1, mBalMus1.pri.v3, whole genome shotgun sequence genome and encodes:
- the SRM gene encoding spermidine synthase isoform X1 — encoded protein: MEPGLDGPSASGPAAIHEGWFRETCSLWPGQALSLQVEQLLHHRRSRYQDILVFRSKSYGNVLVLDGVIQCTERDEFSYQEMIANLPLYSHPNPRKVLIIGGGDGGVLREVVKHSSVESVVQCEIDEDVIQVSKKFLPGMAIGYSSSKLTLHVGDGFEFMKQNQDAFDVIITDSSDPMGPAESLFKESYYQLMKTALKEDGILCCQGECQWLHLDLIKEMRHFCKSLFPVVDYAYCTIPTYPSGQIGFMLCSKNPSTNFREPVQQLTQKQVEEMQLKYYNSDVHQAAFVLPEFARKALNDVR
- the SRM gene encoding spermidine synthase isoform X2, coding for MEPGLDGPSASGPAAIHEGWFRETCSLWPGQALSLQVEQLLHHRRSRYQDILVFRSKSYGNVLVLDGVIQCTERDEFSYQEMIANLPLYSHPNPRKDVIQVSKKFLPGMAIGYSSSKLTLHVGDGFEFMKQNQDAFDVIITDSSDPMGPAESLFKESYYQLMKTALKEDGILCCQGECQWLHLDLIKEMRHFCKSLFPVVDYAYCTIPTYPSGQIGFMLCSKNPSTNFREPVQQLTQKQVEEMQLKYYNSDVHQAAFVLPEFARKALNDVR